From a region of the Macrobrachium nipponense isolate FS-2020 chromosome 20, ASM1510439v2, whole genome shotgun sequence genome:
- the LOC135227048 gene encoding ADP-ribosylation factor 4 produces the protein MGLTLSTVFSRLFGKKQMRILMVGLDAAGKTTILYKLKLGEIVTTIPTIGFNVETVEYKNISFTVWDVGGQDKIRPLWRHYFQNTQGLIFVVDSNDKERITEASEELSKMLHEDELREAVLLVFANKQDLPNAMTAAELTDRLGLNQLRNRRWYIQATCAVQGQGLYEGLDWLSNELSKK, from the exons ATGGGGCTGACGCTCTCGACCGTCTTCTCGCGTCTCTTCGGCAAGAAGCAGATGCGTATTTTAATGG tgGGTCTTGATGCTGCTGGTAAAACAACCATATTGTATAAGCTGAAGCTGGGTGAAATTGTAACTACTATTCCCACTATTG GTTTTAACGTGGAAACTGTGGAATACAAGAACATCAGCTTTACGGTGTGGGATGTCGGAGGCCAAGATAAAATCCGTCCTTTGTGGAGACATTACTTCCAAAATACTCAGGGGCTAATCTTTGTTGTCGACAGTAACGACAAAGAGAGAATAACAGAAGCTTCAGAGGAATTGTCTAAGATG TTACATGAAGATGAGCTAAGAGAAGCAGTTTTACTTGTATTTGCTAACAAACAAGATTTGCCAAATGCCATGACAGCAGCTGAACTTACCGATCGCCTAGGACTTAACCAATTACGAAACAGAAGG TGGTACATCCAAGCAACTTGTGCTGTCCAGGGTCAAGGATTATACGAAGGACTTGATTGGCTATCCAATGAATTatccaagaagtaa